The region TTTGATGATTTGTTTACAGATGATTTTTTATTGCCGACAGGTAATTTAAGAGAAAGTAGCACAGGAGCAAAACGAACAGATGTAATTGTAGTTACAAAATGTCCGGAAGATTTAAGCAATAAGCAACAAGAAGCGATTAAATTAAAATTAAAAAAGTTTGATAAAAGTATTTTTTTTACAACCATATCCTACGGAAATATTGTGTCTTCGGATAAAAAAATAAAGGTTCATGAGTTGAAAAATTATAACGTTTTATTGATCACAGGCATTGCGAATCCAGTACCTTTAGTTCATTTTTTAGAACAAAAAAAAGTGAACTTTAAACATTTAGAATATGCAGATCATCATCATTTTTCATCTTCGGAAATTCAACAAATTAAGCAAGAGTTTAATGACTTAAAGTCTCAAAACAAAATGATACTCACCACAGAAAAAGATTATACGAGATTAGAGAGTGTATTAGATTCTCTTTTTTATATAGAAATAGAAACATGTTTTTTAGGCAATCAAAATATAGATTTTAATTGCCTGATTAAAAATCATATACAAAAAATAAGAGGTTAAAATATTGGTTTTTATTTCTTTAATTTATAGTAGCACCATTTTTTAAATTATTACTCGATGGTTAAGACAAAATAAAATTTAGGAAGTCACAGTTTATATTTTAATACTGGTATAATTTTTGATACTTTTGAAGAAATTATTATTATGAATAAATTAATGGTTTGTTTTTTTGTTTATTTTGCTACTTTAAACAGCTTTTATTCACAGGAAGTAGGGATAGATTTGAGTACGGATGCTCAATTTAATGAAGTTAAATTACAATGGTCTCCAACTTTTAAAGAAGCTTTGCAGAAGTCTAAAAAAGAACATAAACCTATTTTAATTTATTT is a window of Polaribacter litorisediminis DNA encoding:
- the lpxK gene encoding tetraacyldisaccharide 4'-kinase: MKFVRFLLFPLAILYDVVTTIRNFLFDTSYFKSTSFPIPIIVVGNLSVGGTGKTPQIEYLIRILKKELKVAVLSRGYKRKTKGFVLLDKTHKALEVGDEPLQYFKKFEQIAVAVDANRVEGIQILIKKTAPEIILLDDAYQHRKVKGSFYILLTKFDDLFTDDFLLPTGNLRESSTGAKRTDVIVVTKCPEDLSNKQQEAIKLKLKKFDKSIFFTTISYGNIVSSDKKIKVHELKNYNVLLITGIANPVPLVHFLEQKKVNFKHLEYADHHHFSSSEIQQIKQEFNDLKSQNKMILTTEKDYTRLESVLDSLFYIEIETCFLGNQNIDFNCLIKNHIQKIRG